A window of Phycisphaerae bacterium genomic DNA:
ATCGCTACAGACCCGAGGACGCCAGCGGAGTGCTGGTCTACGACCGGTTGGCCTCGACCACGCTCCCCCCCGACGTTGAGGTCATCGACGGCGGACTGTCAGGCCTCGACCTGCTTCGGTTTGTGGACGGGACTGACCGCGTGGTCTTTGTGGACGCCGTGTCGGGGTTCGGCCCACCAGGTTCGATCGTCGTCCTGACCAGAGAGGAAGCGATGGGCAGGACACCCGTCGTCTACAGCCATGACGCTGGACTGGCGTATCTGCTTGGTGTCCTTCAAAGCACCGTCGATGGTCCGCTCCCGGAAATCCGCGTGATCGGAATCGAGGGTGCCGCTGATGGCCGGGTGATCCGGGCAGCGGCCGATCTGTGCATTGAAATGGCGGTGGCCGGTGACGCCGGGGAGCACGGGCGAGCGGATCAGGCTGCGGGGGCAAGTTCGTGAAGCCAACCTCGCGCGAATGCAGTATGGCGGACCTCCTCGAGGAGAACAGGATGCTCCGTGAGGAAGTCCGCATCGCTAGACAAGCTTCAGACCTCACCGCTGAACTCGTCGTGCAGCAATTCGTCAAGATCGAAGAGATCCTGTTGCGGCTGGAGGAGCAGGCCCGAGTCGAACAGGAACTGGGCGCGAAGCTGACGGAGAAATTGCGGGAATCGGAGATGCGGGAAGCCGAACTGGCCCGTGACAGGCAAAGGCTTGAGGATATGCAGGTGGCCGCCATCAACATGATGGAGGACATTGCCGGAGCACGCGAGTCCGCCGAGGAGGCGACTCGCACCAAGAGCGAGTTCCTGGCGAACATGAGCCACGAGATTCGAACGCCGATGACGGCGATCCTCGGTTTTACGGATGTGCTGCTGGAGGGCAACAACCTCCACGATGCCTCCGCGGAACAGATCCAAGCGGCGAAGATCATCAAGAGCAATGGTGAATACCTACTGCAGATCATCAATGATATCCTGGACATCTCGAAGATCGAGGCCGGCAAGATGACGCTCGAGCGGATCTCGTGCTCGCCTTGCCGCCTGATTGTCGAGGTAGCCTCGTTGATGCGAGTGCGTGCAAGCGCGAAGGGCTTGTCGCTCGAAATCGAATACGATGGGGCGATGCCCGAATCGATCCGGACCGATCCAACGCGTCTGCGGCAGGTCCTGGTCAACGTGATCGGCAATGCAATCAAGTTCACCGAGGTTGGCCGAGT
This region includes:
- a CDS encoding hydrogenase maturation protease — translated: MKRIVCVGNRYRPEDASGVLVYDRLASTTLPPDVEVIDGGLSGLDLLRFVDGTDRVVFVDAVSGFGPPGSIVVLTREEAMGRTPVVYSHDAGLAYLLGVLQSTVDGPLPEIRVIGIEGAADGRVIRAAADLCIEMAVAGDAGEHGRADQAAGASS